A stretch of Desulfotalea psychrophila LSv54 DNA encodes these proteins:
- the selA gene encoding L-seryl-tRNA(Sec) selenium transferase → MPKNNLLRTLPKVDESIAQLRSTGVAYSSDFVLKKSVQTCIARERQGILAGKITEKRAEDSWHACFLKELKERQAPNLRRMINGTGVVIHTNLGRSLLSSQVAERLAQTASYYSNLEFDLATGKRGSRYSLVEDTICELTGAEAALVVNNNAAAVFLALDALCRGTEVIVSRGQLVEIGGSFRIPDVMARSGADLVEVGATNRTHLYDYEDAISEQTSMLLRVHTSNFRIIGFTSEVPAEEMVGLARKKNLLTMEDLGSGSLIDLTSYGFPKEPTVQELVKAGVDVVTFSGDKLLGGPQAGIIVGSKSVVERIKKSPMNRAFRVDKFTLAALEVVLRSYYDSRQALQEIPTLRMLTTGKDVLLKRARRISRRLSAKLKEKCTLRIVPTMSRVGGGAFPEHDLASWAVAFRPEHIRLSEIEKRLRKLNTPIIGRLENEKFLLDVRTIQDDEVGLLCSLLLEFFLEAS, encoded by the coding sequence ATGCCGAAAAATAACTTGCTACGTACCCTGCCTAAGGTTGACGAAAGTATCGCGCAGCTGCGTTCTACTGGTGTTGCCTATTCTTCCGATTTTGTCTTGAAAAAATCTGTCCAGACCTGCATTGCTCGTGAACGTCAGGGGATTCTTGCTGGGAAAATAACAGAGAAAAGGGCAGAGGACTCCTGGCATGCCTGCTTTCTAAAAGAACTCAAGGAGAGGCAGGCCCCTAATCTGCGACGGATGATCAACGGTACGGGGGTTGTTATTCATACAAATCTTGGCCGCTCTCTTTTATCCTCCCAGGTAGCAGAACGTCTCGCTCAGACGGCAAGCTATTACTCTAACCTGGAATTTGATTTGGCAACGGGTAAAAGAGGGAGTCGTTATAGTCTGGTCGAAGATACTATCTGTGAGTTAACCGGTGCCGAGGCGGCTCTTGTTGTTAATAATAATGCCGCCGCAGTTTTCCTTGCCCTCGATGCCCTTTGTCGTGGTACAGAGGTTATTGTCTCTCGGGGGCAACTTGTGGAAATTGGTGGATCTTTTCGGATACCAGATGTGATGGCAAGAAGCGGTGCAGATCTGGTAGAGGTCGGTGCCACCAACCGAACTCATCTCTATGATTATGAAGATGCTATCAGCGAGCAGACCTCTATGCTGCTTCGGGTGCATACCTCAAATTTTCGGATAATAGGCTTTACCTCTGAGGTGCCTGCTGAAGAGATGGTGGGGCTTGCTCGAAAAAAAAACCTACTGACCATGGAAGATCTTGGCAGTGGCTCCCTCATTGACCTCACCTCCTATGGTTTTCCTAAGGAGCCTACTGTGCAGGAACTGGTTAAGGCCGGTGTTGATGTGGTGACCTTTAGCGGTGATAAGCTACTCGGCGGTCCCCAGGCTGGTATCATTGTTGGCAGTAAGTCGGTCGTTGAACGCATCAAGAAAAGCCCAATGAACCGGGCCTTTCGGGTGGATAAGTTCACCCTTGCCGCCCTGGAGGTGGTGCTCCGTTCCTACTACGATAGCCGGCAGGCTTTGCAGGAGATACCAACCCTCCGTATGCTGACGACGGGCAAGGATGTCCTCTTAAAGAGGGCACGGCGTATTTCTCGCAGGCTCTCAGCAAAACTTAAAGAAAAATGTACGCTTCGAATTGTGCCAACCATGTCCCGGGTCGGAGGAGGGGCCTTTCCCGAGCATGATCTTGCCAGCTGGGCGGTGGCGTTTAGACCGGAGCATATCAGGTTAAGCGAGATTGAAAAGAGGCTGCGAAAGCTCAATACCCCTATTATTGGTCGCTTGGAAAATGAAAAGTTTCTTCTGGATGTGCGAACCATCCAGGATGATGAAGTGGGACTGCTCTGTTCCCTTTTGTTAGAGTTCTTTTTGGAGGCTAGCTAG
- a CDS encoding tetratricopeptide repeat protein, producing MLIPFPLQLEDKTLTAEDFRRFSTYFREIILELVPTSVEVSFADATERSGHPQQTDESRRLDFAYFADECLLLSFMLASEEVVLAVVEGIDPFVAERCTEDWLERIHHLIQKKFLEEKERRVDLQTGLLNLSSLEFLVEEPRFRQNGGLLFIEIPPPRSRSRYGYIHVQKASRLLQSFVKDIGLLHYMGHSLFALLVDVDPLAYTAQLLGYLRREGCRRVHIGVGSTQAQENFGVSGRLLLDQAWTALQEAYSRGPYSFCDYTTLAYPHRHPLAEPEAAVRKRIQRAERNLEKFCLVLFKKDQVCRRSLEDLFLGPEDMEIFVWQEEFYVLLPNFTAERAQLWASDMVVRLSARKTAVSAGVGHFPYQDFSAKETLGHAKKALLHALFYGKKTVTLFGAVSLNVSGDIYYAEGDLVRAVREYKAGLVCDSSNVNLLNSLGVTYAMMGNRLALSCFQEVLQLEPRNFMALYNSGLYYRATHDFKMAIDCFEQAIHLLQESGGEEKMLRDISLQLGMLCSEEGDGKRALELLLPLAQGENDYLLDDILYYIGKSYNDIGESKKAIAWLQRAVHAHCLEDKTMSLLGYLYFCEGEGNEVALSLCRRSVEKNPVDPLLKLRLAEVQFACGEVEEALCLARKCLSGKKVQREARKTLAKMYTDLKEYAKARRLLPE from the coding sequence ATGCTGATCCCTTTTCCTTTACAATTGGAGGATAAAACGCTGACTGCTGAAGATTTCAGGAGATTTTCCACCTATTTCAGAGAGATAATTTTAGAACTTGTACCAACCAGTGTAGAGGTATCCTTTGCCGATGCCACCGAGAGATCTGGCCATCCTCAACAAACAGACGAATCCAGGCGTTTAGATTTCGCCTATTTTGCGGATGAGTGTCTGCTTCTCTCCTTTATGTTGGCTAGTGAAGAGGTTGTCTTAGCTGTTGTCGAGGGTATTGATCCCTTTGTGGCAGAGAGGTGTACAGAGGATTGGCTAGAGAGGATCCATCATCTTATTCAGAAAAAATTTCTTGAGGAAAAAGAGAGACGGGTGGACCTGCAAACGGGCCTTTTGAATTTGTCATCACTTGAATTTTTAGTCGAAGAGCCAAGGTTTCGGCAAAATGGTGGGCTGCTCTTTATAGAAATCCCCCCCCCGCGTTCAAGGAGTCGATACGGCTATATTCATGTGCAAAAGGCAAGCCGGCTATTGCAGTCTTTCGTTAAAGATATAGGGCTATTGCATTATATGGGGCATAGCCTTTTTGCCCTGTTGGTAGACGTCGATCCTCTGGCCTATACAGCACAACTGCTGGGATATTTGAGAAGAGAGGGGTGTCGCCGTGTCCATATCGGGGTTGGCTCTACGCAGGCCCAAGAGAACTTTGGCGTCAGCGGGCGATTGTTGCTTGATCAGGCCTGGACGGCTCTACAAGAGGCCTATAGCCGGGGACCATATAGCTTTTGTGATTATACAACCCTGGCCTATCCTCATCGACATCCACTGGCCGAGCCTGAGGCAGCTGTCCGGAAAAGGATTCAGCGGGCAGAGCGTAATTTGGAGAAATTTTGTCTTGTCCTTTTTAAGAAGGATCAGGTCTGCCGTCGGAGCCTGGAGGATCTTTTTCTCGGCCCTGAGGATATGGAAATTTTTGTCTGGCAGGAAGAGTTTTATGTGCTCCTGCCAAATTTCACGGCAGAGCGGGCTCAACTCTGGGCCAGTGATATGGTGGTTCGACTCTCTGCCCGGAAAACTGCTGTATCAGCTGGAGTTGGGCATTTTCCTTATCAAGATTTTTCTGCAAAAGAGACCCTGGGCCATGCCAAAAAGGCCCTGCTTCATGCCCTCTTTTATGGCAAAAAAACAGTTACTCTCTTTGGTGCTGTCAGTCTTAATGTCAGCGGTGATATCTACTATGCTGAAGGTGACCTTGTTCGGGCGGTTCGGGAGTATAAGGCCGGTTTGGTCTGTGATTCCAGTAATGTAAATTTGCTTAACAGTTTGGGTGTTACCTATGCCATGATGGGCAATCGCTTAGCTCTCTCCTGTTTTCAAGAGGTTCTGCAACTGGAACCGCGAAATTTTATGGCTCTTTACAATAGTGGATTATATTACCGGGCTACTCATGATTTTAAAATGGCTATTGACTGCTTTGAACAGGCGATTCATCTCCTGCAGGAGTCGGGTGGTGAAGAGAAGATGCTCAGGGATATTTCTCTGCAACTTGGTATGTTGTGTAGTGAGGAGGGGGACGGCAAACGGGCCCTGGAACTGTTGCTGCCTCTTGCTCAGGGAGAAAATGATTATTTGTTGGATGATATTTTGTACTATATTGGAAAATCTTATAATGATATAGGAGAATCTAAAAAGGCCATTGCCTGGCTACAACGAGCTGTTCATGCGCACTGCTTAGAAGATAAGACTATGAGTCTGCTTGGTTATCTCTATTTTTGTGAGGGGGAAGGCAATGAAGTTGCTCTCTCTCTTTGTCGCAGGAGTGTTGAAAAAAATCCCGTTGATCCGCTATTGAAGCTTCGTTTGGCGGAGGTGCAATTTGCCTGTGGTGAGGTGGAAGAGGCCCTCTGTCTTGCTCGAAAATGTTTGTCTGGAAAAAAAGTCCAGCGAGAGGCCAGAAAAACATTGGCAAAGATGTATACTGATTTAAAGGAGTATGCAAAGGCTCGTCGTCTGCTGCCAGAGTAG
- a CDS encoding LOG family protein, producing MFRIMGEFAEGFESMGAIDAPAITIFGSARTSPADKHYKDAVILAEKVADAGWAVITGGGPGIMEAANKGAYEAGGLSAGLNVDLPHEQESNPYLNYALHFKYFFVRKVMLVKYSRGFICMPGGFGSMDELFEALTLVQTNRIAPFPIVLYGSAFWGGLVEWMRDAMLSHGNIDAADLDAFVVLDDPDEVITYLKKNMLPI from the coding sequence ATGTTTCGCATTATGGGGGAATTTGCCGAGGGCTTTGAATCAATGGGTGCAATTGATGCCCCTGCGATAACAATTTTTGGTTCTGCCCGTACCTCCCCTGCTGACAAACACTATAAGGATGCTGTTATCTTGGCAGAAAAAGTGGCCGATGCAGGATGGGCTGTTATTACAGGTGGCGGTCCCGGCATTATGGAGGCCGCTAATAAGGGGGCCTATGAGGCTGGTGGGCTTTCAGCGGGATTGAATGTTGATCTTCCCCATGAGCAGGAGAGTAACCCCTATTTGAATTACGCCCTTCATTTTAAGTATTTTTTTGTTCGTAAGGTGATGCTTGTTAAGTATTCTCGTGGCTTTATCTGTATGCCGGGGGGCTTTGGCTCAATGGATGAACTGTTTGAGGCCCTCACCCTTGTGCAGACAAATCGTATAGCCCCTTTTCCTATTGTTCTCTATGGCAGTGCTTTCTGGGGAGGTCTGGTTGAGTGGATGCGGGACGCCATGCTTTCCCATGGCAATATTGATGCGGCAGATTTGGATGCCTTTGTTGTGCTTGATGACCCCGATGAGGTGATTACCTATTTGAAAAAAAATATGCTACCAATTTAA
- a CDS encoding type IV pilus twitching motility protein PilT, translating to MAQIDGFFKLMNDEGASDLHMVANQQPVLRIRGDMERVKFKKLGNDELRAMLYEICPEEKIKLFEETGDIDFGYEIPGLARYRCNYFQQKYGVGAVFREIPSEIKTCAELGLPDIICRLAHLPKGLVLITGPTGSGKSTTLAAIIDEANKVRKDHILTIEDPIEFVHRSQRCVVNHREVGTHTDSFATALRGALREDPDIIMVGELRDLETIKLAMEAAMTGHLVFGTLHTINAMKTVDRIIEIFPASEQGQVRSTLADSLRAVVSQTLFKRTDVKGRCAALEILIATPAVRNLIREAKTFQIISSMQTGKKFGMRTLDDSIMTLLEKKMISAEDAYSNAGDKSKFVKFLRKPPSDFTEM from the coding sequence ATGGCGCAAATAGACGGTTTTTTTAAATTGATGAATGATGAAGGCGCTTCGGATTTACATATGGTTGCAAATCAGCAGCCCGTGTTGCGTATCCGTGGTGACATGGAGCGGGTAAAATTTAAAAAACTGGGAAATGACGAATTGCGGGCAATGCTCTATGAAATTTGCCCGGAAGAGAAAATCAAGTTATTTGAAGAGACGGGAGATATTGATTTTGGTTATGAAATCCCTGGACTTGCTCGTTACAGATGCAATTATTTCCAACAAAAATATGGTGTCGGAGCTGTCTTTCGTGAAATTCCCAGTGAGATTAAGACCTGTGCTGAATTGGGGCTTCCTGATATAATTTGTCGACTTGCCCATCTGCCCAAGGGGCTTGTCCTGATTACCGGGCCTACTGGTTCTGGTAAGTCGACGACTCTGGCTGCTATCATTGATGAGGCAAATAAGGTCCGTAAGGATCATATTCTTACCATTGAAGATCCGATAGAGTTTGTTCATCGCAGTCAGAGATGTGTGGTTAATCACCGGGAGGTGGGAACGCACACAGACAGCTTCGCCACAGCCCTTCGTGGCGCCCTGCGTGAAGATCCCGATATTATCATGGTAGGTGAGCTGCGTGATCTGGAAACGATCAAACTTGCCATGGAGGCAGCGATGACAGGTCACCTGGTTTTTGGCACCCTGCATACCATTAATGCCATGAAGACCGTTGACAGAATTATTGAAATTTTTCCGGCAAGTGAGCAGGGTCAGGTACGTTCCACCCTTGCTGATTCGTTACGGGCAGTTGTCTCCCAAACGCTTTTTAAGCGAACCGATGTGAAGGGGCGTTGTGCAGCCCTGGAGATTTTGATTGCAACCCCGGCAGTCCGTAACCTTATTCGTGAGGCAAAGACATTTCAAATTATCTCTTCTATGCAGACAGGGAAGAAATTTGGTATGAGAACCCTCGATGATTCGATCATGACCCTTTTAGAAAAGAAGATGATCAGTGCAGAAGATGCATATTCAAATGCCGGTGATAAGAGTAAATTTGTTAAATTTCTGCGTAAACCGCCCAGTGATTTCACCGAAATGTAA